A region of Arabidopsis thaliana chromosome 5, partial sequence DNA encodes the following proteins:
- a CDS encoding RING/U-box superfamily protein (RING/U-box superfamily protein; FUNCTIONS IN: zinc ion binding; INVOLVED IN: biological_process unknown; LOCATED IN: cellular_component unknown; CONTAINS InterPro DOMAIN/s: Zinc finger, RING-type (InterPro:IPR001841), Zinc finger, C3HC4 RING-type (InterPro:IPR018957); BEST Arabidopsis thaliana protein match is: RING/U-box superfamily protein (TAIR:AT5G52150.1); Has 8903 Blast hits to 8879 proteins in 265 species: Archae - 0; Bacteria - 8; Metazoa - 2331; Fungi - 597; Plants - 4670; Viruses - 10; Other Eukaryotes - 1287 (source: NCBI BLink).) yields the protein MSRLVNQSSVDENIAVYLQNELSELTVNDYAIGREIQQQYQNKSICNDAAIALEIQKEEEACVHSCLHDDEGLARTLQDLEANLQPSLSDDEKLARYLQEHDELANNTEDDIQETHHHQYHPMQVNRSYIPQRDAPSSSRAIFHYDDGENFSGRYTHTHSPSSISHNPTDDENNDPENMTYEELTELGDSVGDVGKGLSQERISRLRTHKYGTKTKSWYCLHMKKKFVADDSQCSICLMEYAKGDKITTLPCKHIYHKDCISQWLKQNKVCCICKAEVYP from the exons ATGTCTCGGCTTGTAAACCAGTCGTCTGTCGATGAAAATATTGCAGTCTATTTACAAAACGAGTTATCAGAACTGACGGTTAATGATTATGCTATTGGTCGGGagatacaacaacaatatcaaaataaatcgATATGTAACGATGCTGCTATTGCTTTGGAGAttcagaaagaagaag AAGCTTGTGTACACTCTTGCTTACATGACGATGAAGGATTGGCAAGAACGTTGCAAGACTTGGAGG ctaATCTGCAGCCCTCTCTAAGCGATGATGAAAAACTTGCAAGATATTTGCAAGAACATGATGAat TGGCAAATAATACGGAAGATGATATCCAAGAAACACATCACCATCAGTACCACCCCATGCAAG TGAATCGTTCATACATACCTCAACGTGATGCTCCATCG TCTAGTAGAGCCATTTTTCACTATGACGATGGTGAGAACTTCTCGGGTCGTTATACGCATACTCATAGTCCTTCAAGCATTTCCCACAATCCTACTGATGATGAGAACAATGATCCCGAAAATATGACGTATGAG GAATTAACTGAGTTAGGAGACTCGGTTGGAGATGTCGGTAAAGGATTATCGCAAGAGAGGATCTCTAGATTGCGGACTCATAAGTATGGTactaaaaccaaatcttgGTACTGTTTGCATATGAAAAAGAAGTTTGTTGCCGATGATTCTCA GTGTTCGATATGTCTAATGGAGTATGCAAAAGGAGATAAGATTACAACTTTGCCATGTAAACATATCTATCATAAAGATTGCATTTCACAATggctgaaacaaaacaag GTATGCTGCATTTGCAAGGCCGAGGTTTATCCATAA